The proteins below come from a single Gossypium raimondii isolate GPD5lz chromosome 2, ASM2569854v1, whole genome shotgun sequence genomic window:
- the LOC105789692 gene encoding uncharacterized protein LOC105789692, translating to MSGLSTDIVVHRLLIREDCKLVQQKLRRMRPDIVLKIKEEVQKQFDTGFLQEVKYSEWVANIVPVPKKDGKKHNPGTWDEECKKAFNKVKQYLSNTPVLSPPSPDRSLILYLIVFDNSMGCVLGQHDETGRKERLDPLKYMIESTALNGRMARWQILLSEFDIVYVSQKAVKGSAIADFLASRALEDYELLSFDFLNEDLLYVAAIEKNPQEGHSWKLNFDGASNAVGNGIGAVLVSPIGDHYPFTCKLDFDCTNNMAEYEACIMGIRAAIERRIKVLEVYGDLALVIYQLKGEWETKDPKLVNYRNLVLELIKEFEDITFCYLPRDEN from the exons ATGTCGGGGTTAAGTACTGACATTGTAGTCCATCGCCTTCTTATAAGAGAAGATTGTAAGCTAGTGCAGCAAAAGCTTAGaaggatgaggcctgatatcgtgttgaagataaaagaagagGTCCAGAAGCAGTTTGATACCGGGTTTCTGCAAGAAGTCAAGTATTCTGAGTGGGTGGCCAACATCGTACCAGTtccaaagaaagatgggaaa aaacataaccCTGGTACTTGGGATGAAGAATGCAAAAAAGCTTTCAACAAGGTGAAGCAGTATTTGTCTAATACTCcagtgctgtcaccacctagcccgGATAGGTCGCTGATATTGTATTTGATAGTATTTGAtaattccatgggatgtgtgctAGGCCAGCATGATGAAACGGGGAGAAAAGAAAGG ttagacccgTTAAAGTATATGATAGAGTCGACTGCTTTGAATGGGAGGATGGCCCGGTGGCAGATTCTACTGTCTGAATTCGATATCGTCTATGTGAGTCAAAAAGCTGTAAAAGGGAGCGCAATAGCTGACTTTCTGGCTAGCAGGGCTTTGGAAGATTACGAACTGTTAAGCTTTGATTTTCTGAATGAGGACTTGTTGTATGTAGCCGCTATTGAAAAAAATCCCCAAGAAGGTCACAGTTGGAAgctaaactttgatggagcctcgAACGCTGTGggcaatggaattggggcagtcctggtgTCCCCGATTGGTgatcattatcctttcacttgcaaattagattttgattgtacAAACAACATGGCAGAATACgaagcatgcatcatgggtatTCGTGCAGCTATAGAGCGAAGAATCAAAGTGCTAGAGGTCTATGGAGATTTAGCATTGGTGATATATCAGCTCAAGGGTGAATGGGAAACGAAGGATCCCAAATTAGTTAATTATCGAAATTTGGTCCTTGAATTGATTAAGGAGTTTGAGGACATCACTTTTtgctatctcccacgagatgagaACTAG
- the LOC105789693 gene encoding uncharacterized protein LOC105789693, which produces MGIVKFDEATKVENPLSNHTDNGVNMIGEDRRIKADITDVKTPLRWVWKEMVKRGLIVSEGSCERRGNYCEFHHEMGHEIQECTEFRAMVQGMMDNNEMEFCEGVQRESHICASESALGVLKANHPVVIISRPKNNEAGARVTPKVIIQKPTVIAYKDNKQVPWNYDCNVTIPGKEDVISKRDQDEGSYTRSGKHYDQMKARVVPRKALEEKKENVLEPELLVNEPIREEEAREFLKFLKYSEYSVVEQLHQQPARIYVLALLLNSEGHRNALLKVLNETYVADDISVNKLDRLVGNINADNFISFSDDEIPPGGMGSTRALHITARCKGCILPGVLVDNGSALNVLPLSTLNRLPVDSSHMKSCQNVVRAFDGTERKVMGRIDIPLLIGPTIYEVDFLVMDIKPSYSCLLGRPWIHSAGAVPSSLHQKLKLVSEGRLVTINAEEDIIASVTNDAPYLEISDDAIECSFRSLEFVNATFILEGNKIPLRRISKTTKMGLQLTVGKGALPRKGLGKYLQGRVEALVLKDKQDRFGLGYKPDARQKRIEQEKKRAKRRARLTGDEVKWEPMTFPHLSKTFVSGGFIYQGMLGVESINTELKSIHAVYEEATGGETLQDIQPYEPGSVLNNWTAEEIPVVFRISSE; this is translated from the coding sequence ATGGGTATTGTAAAATTTGATGAAGCGACTAAGGTAGAAAATCCGTTATCGAACCACACTGACAATGGGGTAAATATGATAGGCGAAGACAGAAGAATCAAGGCAGACATTACGGATGTGAAAACTCCTTTGAGATGGGTCTGGAAGGAGATGGTAAAAAGGGGACTAATCGTCTCAGAAGGAAGCTGTGAAAGGAGGGGGAACTACTGCGAGTTCCACCATGAAATGGGGCATGAAATCCAGGAATGTACGGAGTTCAGGGCCATGGTACAGGGTATGATGGATAATAATGAGATGGAATTCTGTGAAGGAGTTCAGAGGGAGAGTCATATATGCGCGTCAGAGTCGGCATTGGGAGTTCTAAAGGCTAACCATCCTGTGGTTATCATCTCGAGGCCTAAGAACAATGAGGCTGGGGCACGAGTAACACCAAAGGTTATCATTCAAAAGCCGACAGTGATTGCATATAAGGACAACAAGCAGGTTCCCTGGAATTACGATTGTAATGTGACAATCCCGGGGAAGGAGGATGTAATCAGTAAGAGGGATCAGGATGAGGGTTCCTATACTCGTAGTGGAAAGCACTATGATCAGATGAAAGCTCGAGTAGTTCCGAGAAAAGCtttggaagaaaagaaagagaatgtACTCGAACCTGAACTATTGGTTAATGAACCAATAAGAGAGGAAGAAGCTAGAGAGTTCTTGAAGTTCCTAAAGTATAGCGAGTACAGTGTGGTGGAACAACTGCACCAACAACCAGCTCGCATATATGTGCTAGCTTTACTCTTGAACTCGGAGGGACATCGAAATGCACTACTGAAGgtgctaaatgaaacttatgtggCCGACGATATCTCTGTTAACAAGTTGGATCGACTGGTCGGCAATATAAACGCTGATAACTTCATCTCCTTTAGCgatgatgaaataccacctGGGGGTATGGGATCTACTAGAGCTTTACACATCACTGCAAGGTGTAAAGGGTGCATATTACCAGGAGTTCTGGTAGACAACGGGTCAGCACTGAATGTATTGCCTCTATCCACGCTCAACAGGCTACCTGTGGATAGTTCACATATGAAGTCGTGCCAGAATGTGGTGAGAGCATTTGATGGCACCGAGAGGAaagtcatgggaagaattgacaTACCCTTGTTAATTGGCCCAACTATCTATGAGGTAGATTTCTTGGTTATGGACATCAAGCCTTCTTACAGTTGCCTATTAGGAAGGCCATGGATTCATTCAGCAGGAGCGGTACCGTCATCGTTACATCAAAAACTGAAGCTGGTGTCAGAAGGTCGGCTAGTGACGATAAATGCTGAAGAAGATATCATTGCATCTGTGACCAACGATGCGCCTTATTTGGAAATAAGTGATGATGCAATCGAGTGCTCTTTCCGTTCCTTGGAGTTCGTAAATGCAACATTCATCCTTGAGGGAAACAAGATCCCGTTGCGGAGAATATCAAAGACCACAAAGATGGGTCTGCAATTGACAGTTGGAAAGGGAGCTTTGCCGAGAAAAGGATTGGGGAAGTATCTTCAGGGCCGAGTTGAGGCTCTAGTGTTGAAAGACAAGCAGGAccgttttggcttaggatacaagccagatgCTAGGCAGAAGAGGATAGAGCAAGAAAAGAAGCGAGCGAAAAGAAGGGCTCGTTTGACAGGTGATGAAGTCAAATGGGAGCCTATGACCTTTCCTCACCTATCCAAGACTTTTGTATCGGGAGGATTCATCTATCAAGGAATGCTAGGTGTCGAAAGTATTAACACGGAGTTAAAAAGTATTCATGCCGTGTATGAAGAAGCGACGGGAGGAGAAACATTGCAGGATATTCAACCTTACGAACCGGGAAGTGTACTAAACaactggactgcagaagaaatacctGTAGTTTTTAGGATTTCCTCAGAGTAA